In Lathamus discolor isolate bLatDis1 chromosome 1, bLatDis1.hap1, whole genome shotgun sequence, the following are encoded in one genomic region:
- the PMPCB gene encoding mitochondrial-processing peptidase subunit beta isoform X2, which produces MAASTAGSAARRLFLPWSARLLRAASSGHRCVHVGTGRLGASKAATEVILNVPETRVSPLENGMQVASEDSGLSTCTVGLWIDAGSRYENEKNNGTAHFLEHMAFKGTKKRSQLDLELEIENMGAHLNAYTSREQTVYYAKAFSKDLPRAVEILADIIQNSTLGEAEIERERGVILREMQEVETNLQEVVFDYLHATAYQKTALGRTILGPTENIKSINRNDLVEYITTHYKGPRMVLAAAGGVSHDELLDLAKCHFGNLPSAPQGGLPPLPPCHFTGSEIRIRDDKMPLAHMAIAVEAAGWSHPDTIPLMVANTLIGNWDRSFGGGVNLSSKLAQIACHGNLCHSFQSFNTCYTDTGLWGLYMVCEPSTVQDMVHFVQREWMRLCTNVTENEVARAKNLLKTNMLLQLDGSTPICEDIGRQMLCYKRRIPIPELEARIEAVDAQTIREVCTKYIYEKHPAVAAVGPIEQLPEYNKICSGMHWLQE; this is translated from the exons ATGGCTGCGTCTACAGCTGGGTCAGCGGCTCGGCGGCTTTTCCTGCCTTGGTCTGCTCGCCTTCTGCGAGCAGCCAGCTCGGGCCACCGG TGTGTGCATGTTGGAACAGGCAGGCTCGGAGCATctaaagcagcaacagaagtaATCTTAAATGTTCCTGAAACCAGAGTGAGTCCTCTGGAAAATGGCATGCAAGTAGCTTCTGAAGACTCTGGACTCTCAACATGCACA GTTGGACTTTGGATTGATGCTGGAAGCAGGTATGAAAATGAGAAGAACAATGGAACTGCTCACTTCCTTGAGCATATGGCTTTCAAG ggaACAAAAAAGAGGTCTCAGTTAGACCTTGAACTAGAGATTGAGAACATGGGAGCTCATCTGAATGCATATACCTCCAGGGAACAAACTGTCTATTATGCAAAGGCGTTCTCAAAAGACTTACCAAGAG CTGTGGAAATCCTTGCTGACATAATTCAGAACAGTAccctgggagaagcagagattGAGCGTGAGCGAGGAGTTATACTTCGAGAGATGCAAGAGGTTGAAACCAATTTACAAGAAGTTGTCTTTGATTACCTTCATGCTACAGCCTATCAGAAGACAGCCCTAGGACGGACAATTTTAGGACCCACTGAAAACATCAA GTCCATAAACCGTAATGACTTGGTGGAGTACATAACAACACATTACAAAGGACCCAGAATggttctggctgctgctggag GGGTCTCTCACGATGAGCTACTTGATCTAGCAAAGTGCCATTTTGGTAACTTGCCATCTGCTCCACAAGGAGGACTGCCACCCCTGCCACCTTGTCACTTCACAGGTAGTGAG ATCCGTATACGAGATGATAAGATGCCCTTGGCGCACATGGCGATAGCTGTTGAAGCAGCTGGCTGGTCCCACCCAGATACAATCCCACTAATGGTAGCAAATACTCTGATAGGTAACTGGGATCGTTCCTTTGGAGGAGGCGTG AATTTATCCAGTAAACTTGCTCAGATTGCCTGCCATGGTAACCTGTGTCACAGTTTCCAGTCCTTCAACACCTGCTACACTGACACAGGGCTGTGGGGACTCTATATGGTCTGTGAGCCATCCACAGTACAGGACATGGTGCACTTTGTTCAGAGAGAATG GATGAGACTTTGCACaaatgttacagaaaatgaagttgCTCGAGCGAAAAATCTTCTGAAGACAAATATGCTGCTACAGCTTGATG GGTCCACACCAATCTGTGAAGACATTGGAAGACAAATGCTGTGTTATAAGCGCCGAATCCCAATTCCAGAACTTGAGGCAAGAATTGAA GCTGTTGATGCCCAGACTATTAGAGAGGTCTGCACAAAGTACATCTATGAAAAGCATCCTGCAGTTGCTGCCGTGG GTCCAATTGAACAACTTCCCGAGTATAACAAAATCTGCAGTGGCATGCACTGGCTTCAGGAGTAG
- the PMPCB gene encoding mitochondrial-processing peptidase subunit beta isoform X1 — MAASTAGSAARRLFLPWSARLLRAASSGHRCVHVGTGRLGASKAATEVILNVPETRVSPLENGMQVASEDSGLSTCTVGLWIDAGSRYENEKNNGTAHFLEHMAFKGTKKRSQLDLELEIENMGAHLNAYTSREQTVYYAKAFSKDLPRAVEILADIIQNSTLGEAEIERERGVILREMQEVETNLQEVVFDYLHATAYQKTALGRTILGPTENIKSINRNDLVEYITTHYKGPRMVLAAAGGVSHDELLDLAKCHFGNLPSAPQGGLPPLPPCHFTGSEIRIRDDKMPLAHMAIAVEAAGWSHPDTIPLMVANTLIGNWDRSFGGGVQNLSSKLAQIACHGNLCHSFQSFNTCYTDTGLWGLYMVCEPSTVQDMVHFVQREWMRLCTNVTENEVARAKNLLKTNMLLQLDGSTPICEDIGRQMLCYKRRIPIPELEARIEAVDAQTIREVCTKYIYEKHPAVAAVGPIEQLPEYNKICSGMHWLQE, encoded by the exons ATGGCTGCGTCTACAGCTGGGTCAGCGGCTCGGCGGCTTTTCCTGCCTTGGTCTGCTCGCCTTCTGCGAGCAGCCAGCTCGGGCCACCGG TGTGTGCATGTTGGAACAGGCAGGCTCGGAGCATctaaagcagcaacagaagtaATCTTAAATGTTCCTGAAACCAGAGTGAGTCCTCTGGAAAATGGCATGCAAGTAGCTTCTGAAGACTCTGGACTCTCAACATGCACA GTTGGACTTTGGATTGATGCTGGAAGCAGGTATGAAAATGAGAAGAACAATGGAACTGCTCACTTCCTTGAGCATATGGCTTTCAAG ggaACAAAAAAGAGGTCTCAGTTAGACCTTGAACTAGAGATTGAGAACATGGGAGCTCATCTGAATGCATATACCTCCAGGGAACAAACTGTCTATTATGCAAAGGCGTTCTCAAAAGACTTACCAAGAG CTGTGGAAATCCTTGCTGACATAATTCAGAACAGTAccctgggagaagcagagattGAGCGTGAGCGAGGAGTTATACTTCGAGAGATGCAAGAGGTTGAAACCAATTTACAAGAAGTTGTCTTTGATTACCTTCATGCTACAGCCTATCAGAAGACAGCCCTAGGACGGACAATTTTAGGACCCACTGAAAACATCAA GTCCATAAACCGTAATGACTTGGTGGAGTACATAACAACACATTACAAAGGACCCAGAATggttctggctgctgctggag GGGTCTCTCACGATGAGCTACTTGATCTAGCAAAGTGCCATTTTGGTAACTTGCCATCTGCTCCACAAGGAGGACTGCCACCCCTGCCACCTTGTCACTTCACAGGTAGTGAG ATCCGTATACGAGATGATAAGATGCCCTTGGCGCACATGGCGATAGCTGTTGAAGCAGCTGGCTGGTCCCACCCAGATACAATCCCACTAATGGTAGCAAATACTCTGATAGGTAACTGGGATCGTTCCTTTGGAGGAGGCGTG CAGAATTTATCCAGTAAACTTGCTCAGATTGCCTGCCATGGTAACCTGTGTCACAGTTTCCAGTCCTTCAACACCTGCTACACTGACACAGGGCTGTGGGGACTCTATATGGTCTGTGAGCCATCCACAGTACAGGACATGGTGCACTTTGTTCAGAGAGAATG GATGAGACTTTGCACaaatgttacagaaaatgaagttgCTCGAGCGAAAAATCTTCTGAAGACAAATATGCTGCTACAGCTTGATG GGTCCACACCAATCTGTGAAGACATTGGAAGACAAATGCTGTGTTATAAGCGCCGAATCCCAATTCCAGAACTTGAGGCAAGAATTGAA GCTGTTGATGCCCAGACTATTAGAGAGGTCTGCACAAAGTACATCTATGAAAAGCATCCTGCAGTTGCTGCCGTGG GTCCAATTGAACAACTTCCCGAGTATAACAAAATCTGCAGTGGCATGCACTGGCTTCAGGAGTAG